In the genome of Pseudomonas sp. P5_109, one region contains:
- the pgl gene encoding 6-phosphogluconolactonase, translated as MAISKLNLPQGVSAHAFKSPVLLAESLALNVAKQLSNAIDAQGTATLVVSGGRSPVAFFQHLAKQALDWSNVVVSLADERWVPVEHADSNAGLIKRYLLQGPAAKAQFLSLYSASANLEQAAEQADRLLSELPVIDVLILGMGDDGHTASLFPNSPNLAEALQADGTRRCWPMLAPTVPHQRLTMSRALLASAKHKVLSISGQSKLTTLSTALAGDDVAEMPVRAFLQPTLEIYWCP; from the coding sequence ATGGCGATATCTAAACTGAATCTACCGCAGGGCGTCAGCGCCCATGCGTTCAAGAGCCCGGTGCTGCTGGCTGAAAGCCTGGCACTGAATGTGGCCAAACAATTGAGCAATGCGATCGACGCCCAGGGCACTGCGACCCTGGTGGTGTCCGGTGGCCGCAGCCCGGTGGCGTTTTTCCAGCACCTGGCCAAGCAGGCGCTGGACTGGTCGAACGTGGTGGTCAGCCTGGCCGACGAGCGCTGGGTGCCGGTGGAGCACGCTGACAGCAACGCCGGCCTGATCAAGCGTTACCTGCTGCAAGGCCCGGCGGCCAAGGCGCAGTTCCTCAGCCTCTACAGCGCTAGCGCCAATCTTGAACAGGCGGCCGAGCAGGCCGACCGGTTGCTGTCCGAACTGCCGGTGATCGATGTACTGATCCTCGGTATGGGCGATGACGGCCACACCGCGTCGCTGTTCCCCAACAGCCCGAACCTTGCCGAGGCATTGCAGGCCGATGGCACCCGTCGCTGCTGGCCGATGCTGGCGCCGACCGTGCCGCATCAGCGCTTGACCATGAGCCGCGCACTGCTGGCCTCGGCCAAGCACAAAGTTCTATCGATTTCCGGTCAGTCCAAGCTGACCACCCTGAGTACCGCACTGGCCGGTGACGATGTCGCCGAAATGCCGGTGCGCGCATTTCTGCAACCCACGTTAGAGATTTACTGGTGCCCATGA
- a CDS encoding alpha/beta hydrolase, whose translation MIHDTFWLTTSDHSRLFVNQWLPDGSLKAIILLAHGMAEHSARYGPLAEKLCDQGYGVCAPDLRGHGKTAENGTLGHFADDDGWCKVVSDLASLNQHIGQQHPGIPIVLLGHSMGSYIAQAYLLHHSASLHGAILSGSNFQPVALYRAARQIARLERLRQGGKGRSALIEWLSFGSFNNKFKPARTPFDWLSRDPAQVDLYVNDPLCGFRCTNQLWIDLLGGLQQISKASNLAQIDPGLPLLVIGGECDPVSEGKRLKDLADALRAAGSQHLQLTVYPQARHELFNESNRDEIIADVLNWIAQALSTPRPHRSE comes from the coding sequence ATGATCCATGACACTTTCTGGCTGACCACGAGCGACCACAGTCGCCTCTTCGTCAACCAGTGGCTTCCCGACGGCAGCCTCAAGGCAATTATTCTGCTGGCCCACGGCATGGCCGAGCACAGCGCTCGCTATGGCCCGCTGGCGGAAAAACTCTGTGATCAGGGCTATGGCGTGTGTGCACCGGACCTGCGTGGACATGGCAAAACTGCCGAAAACGGGACGCTCGGACATTTCGCCGATGACGATGGCTGGTGCAAGGTCGTGAGCGACCTGGCCAGCCTCAACCAGCACATCGGCCAGCAGCACCCTGGCATACCGATCGTGCTGCTCGGCCACAGCATGGGCAGTTACATTGCCCAGGCTTATCTGCTGCACCACAGTGCCAGCCTGCACGGGGCAATCCTCAGCGGCTCGAATTTCCAACCCGTAGCGCTTTATCGCGCGGCACGGCAGATCGCCCGTCTCGAACGCCTGCGCCAGGGCGGCAAAGGACGCAGCGCCTTGATCGAATGGCTGTCCTTCGGCTCGTTCAACAACAAATTCAAACCGGCACGCACGCCGTTCGACTGGCTCAGCCGTGATCCGGCGCAGGTCGATCTGTACGTCAACGACCCGCTTTGCGGTTTCCGCTGCACCAATCAACTGTGGATCGACTTGCTCGGTGGCTTGCAGCAAATCAGCAAAGCGTCCAATCTCGCCCAGATCGATCCGGGCCTGCCGCTGCTGGTGATTGGCGGTGAATGTGATCCGGTGAGTGAGGGCAAACGTCTCAAGGATCTGGCCGACGCGCTGCGGGCGGCCGGCAGCCAGCACCTGCAACTGACCGTTTACCCGCAGGCACGGCACGAACTGTTCAACGAGAGCAACCGCGATGAAATCATCGCCGATGTGCTGAACTGGATCGCACAGGCCTTGAGCACTCCTCGGCCACACCGATCCGAATAG
- the fadD2 gene encoding long-chain-fatty-acid--CoA ligase FadD2 encodes MQPDFWNDKRPAGVPLDIDLGAFKSVIEVFERSCKKFADRPAFSNMGVTLTYAELERQSAAFAGYLQAHTDLVPGDRIAVQMPNVLHYPIAVFGALRAGLIVVNTNPLYTAREMRHQFKDSGARALVYLNMFGQKVQEVLPDTDIQYLIEAKMGDLMPTAKGWLVNTVVSKVKKMVPDYSLPQAVSFKSALRMGRGLGIKPLNVGLDDIAVLQYTGGTTGLAKGAMLTHGNLVANMQQARACLSQSSRDGQPLLREGQEVMIAPLPLYHIYAFTANCMCMMVTGNHNVLITNPRDIGGFIKELKNWRFSALLGLNTLFVALMDHPDFKTLDFSSLKLTNSGGTALVKATAERWEQLTGCRITEGYGLTETSPVACTNPYGDKSRIGTVGMPVPGTTLKVISDDGVEQPLGERGELCIKGPQIMKGYWQKPDATAEVLDAEGWFKSGDIAVIDPDGFVRIVDRKKDMIIVSGFNVYPNEIEDVVMAHPNVANCAVIGVPDERSGEAVKLFVVAREAGVSLEELKAYCKENFTAYKVPKHIVLRESLPMTPVGKILRRELRDIA; translated from the coding sequence ATGCAACCTGATTTCTGGAATGACAAACGCCCGGCCGGCGTCCCCCTGGATATCGATCTGGGGGCCTTCAAATCGGTGATCGAGGTGTTCGAGCGTTCCTGCAAGAAGTTTGCTGACCGCCCCGCGTTCAGCAACATGGGCGTCACCCTGACCTACGCCGAACTGGAACGCCAGAGCGCTGCTTTCGCAGGCTACCTGCAAGCCCACACCGACCTGGTACCGGGTGACCGCATCGCAGTGCAGATGCCCAACGTCCTGCATTACCCGATTGCCGTGTTCGGTGCCTTGCGCGCCGGGCTGATCGTGGTCAACACCAACCCCTTGTACACCGCACGGGAAATGCGCCATCAGTTCAAGGATTCCGGTGCCCGGGCGCTGGTGTACCTGAACATGTTCGGCCAGAAAGTCCAGGAAGTGCTCCCCGACACCGATATCCAGTACCTGATCGAAGCGAAGATGGGCGACCTGATGCCCACCGCCAAGGGTTGGCTGGTCAACACTGTGGTGAGCAAGGTCAAGAAGATGGTCCCGGACTATTCCTTGCCCCAGGCTGTTTCCTTCAAGAGCGCGCTACGCATGGGCCGGGGGCTGGGTATCAAGCCGCTGAACGTCGGCCTCGACGACATCGCCGTGCTGCAATACACCGGCGGCACCACCGGCCTGGCCAAGGGCGCGATGCTGACCCATGGCAACCTGGTGGCGAACATGCAACAGGCACGGGCCTGCCTCAGCCAGTCGTCCCGCGACGGTCAACCGTTGTTGCGCGAAGGCCAGGAGGTCATGATCGCGCCGCTGCCGCTGTACCATATCTATGCCTTCACGGCGAACTGCATGTGCATGATGGTGACCGGCAACCACAACGTGCTGATCACCAACCCACGGGACATCGGCGGTTTCATCAAGGAGCTGAAGAACTGGCGGTTCTCGGCGTTGCTGGGGCTCAACACGCTGTTCGTCGCGCTGATGGATCACCCGGACTTCAAGACCCTGGACTTCTCCAGCCTCAAGCTCACCAACTCCGGCGGCACTGCGCTGGTCAAGGCCACCGCCGAGCGTTGGGAGCAACTGACCGGTTGCCGCATCACCGAAGGTTACGGCCTGACCGAAACTTCGCCGGTGGCCTGTACCAACCCGTATGGCGACAAGTCGCGGATCGGTACGGTCGGCATGCCGGTGCCGGGCACCACCCTGAAAGTCATCAGCGATGATGGCGTCGAACAACCTTTGGGTGAGCGTGGCGAGCTGTGCATCAAAGGCCCGCAGATCATGAAGGGCTACTGGCAGAAACCCGATGCCACGGCCGAGGTGCTGGATGCCGAGGGTTGGTTCAAGTCCGGTGACATTGCAGTGATCGACCCGGACGGTTTCGTGCGCATCGTCGATCGCAAGAAGGACATGATCATTGTCTCGGGTTTCAACGTGTACCCGAACGAGATCGAAGACGTGGTGATGGCTCACCCGAACGTCGCCAACTGTGCGGTCATCGGTGTGCCAGATGAACGGTCGGGAGAGGCGGTGAAGTTGTTCGTGGTGGCCCGAGAGGCGGGCGTCAGCCTTGAAGAGCTGAAGGCTTACTGCAAGGAGAACTTCACGGCGTACAAAGTACCCAAGCACATCGTGCTGCGTGAGTCGTTGCCAATGACGCCGGTGGGCAAGATTTTGCGGCGGGAGTTGCGTGATATCGCCTGA
- the fadD1 gene encoding long-chain-fatty-acid--CoA ligase FadD1: MIEDFWKDKYPAGIAAEINPDEYPNIQAVLKQSCQRFANKPAFSNLGKTLTYGELYELSGAFAAYLQQHTDLQPGDRIAVQLPNVLQYPVAVFGAIRAGLIVVNTNPLYTAREMEHQFNDSGAKALVCLANMAHLAETVVPKTGVKHVIVTEVADLLPPLKRLLINSVIKYVKKMVPAYHLPKAVKFNDVLSKGLGQPVAEANPASSDVAVLQYTGGTTGVAKGAMLTHRNLVANMLQCKALMGSNLNEGCEILITPLPLYHIYAFTFHCMAMMLAGNHNILISNPRDLPAMVKELSKWKFSGFVGLNTLFVALCNNEGFRKLDFSALKVTLSGGMALQLAAAERWKAVTGCAICEGYGMTETSPVATVNPIQHIQVGTIGIPVPSTLCKVINDAGVEQPLGEIGELCVKGPQVMKGYWQRQEATDEILDSEGWLKTGDIALIQPDGFMRIVDRKKDMILVSGFNVYPNELEDVLATLPGVLQCAAIGIPDEKSGEAIKIFIVAKPGVTLTKEQVMEHMRANVTGYKVPRSVEFRDALPTTNVGKILRRELRDEELKKINAKKATA, encoded by the coding sequence ATGATCGAAGACTTTTGGAAGGATAAGTACCCAGCTGGGATTGCTGCAGAAATCAATCCAGACGAGTATCCGAATATTCAGGCAGTGTTGAAGCAATCCTGCCAACGCTTCGCCAACAAGCCGGCATTCAGCAACCTGGGCAAGACACTCACCTACGGTGAACTGTATGAATTGTCCGGTGCGTTTGCCGCTTATCTACAACAGCATACCGATTTGCAGCCCGGCGATCGAATCGCCGTGCAACTGCCCAACGTGTTGCAGTACCCGGTTGCCGTCTTCGGCGCCATCCGCGCCGGGCTGATCGTGGTCAACACCAACCCGCTGTACACCGCGCGGGAAATGGAGCACCAATTCAACGACTCCGGTGCCAAGGCCCTGGTCTGCCTGGCCAACATGGCGCACCTGGCGGAAACCGTGGTGCCGAAAACCGGCGTCAAGCACGTGATCGTCACCGAAGTCGCTGACCTGCTGCCGCCGCTCAAGCGCTTGCTGATCAATAGCGTCATCAAGTACGTGAAGAAAATGGTGCCGGCCTATCACTTGCCAAAAGCCGTCAAGTTCAATGACGTGCTGAGCAAAGGCCTGGGCCAGCCAGTGGCGGAAGCCAACCCTGCCAGCAGCGATGTTGCGGTGCTGCAATATACCGGCGGCACCACCGGCGTGGCCAAGGGTGCGATGCTGACCCACCGCAACCTGGTGGCGAACATGCTGCAGTGCAAGGCGCTGATGGGTTCGAACCTCAATGAAGGTTGCGAGATCCTGATCACGCCGCTGCCGCTGTACCACATCTATGCATTCACCTTTCATTGCATGGCGATGATGCTGGCGGGCAACCACAACATCCTGATCAGCAACCCGCGCGACCTGCCGGCGATGGTCAAGGAACTGTCGAAGTGGAAGTTCAGCGGCTTTGTCGGCCTTAATACCCTGTTTGTGGCCCTGTGCAACAACGAAGGCTTCCGCAAGCTGGACTTCTCGGCGCTGAAAGTCACCTTGTCGGGCGGCATGGCCCTGCAACTGGCTGCGGCCGAACGCTGGAAAGCGGTGACCGGTTGCGCCATCTGCGAAGGCTACGGCATGACCGAAACCAGCCCGGTGGCGACGGTGAACCCGATCCAGCACATCCAGGTCGGCACCATCGGCATTCCGGTGCCGTCGACCCTGTGCAAAGTCATCAACGATGCCGGTGTCGAGCAGCCGTTGGGTGAAATCGGCGAGCTGTGCGTGAAGGGCCCGCAAGTCATGAAGGGTTACTGGCAGCGTCAGGAAGCCACCGATGAAATCCTCGACAGCGAAGGCTGGTTGAAGACCGGTGACATCGCGCTGATCCAGCCCGATGGCTTCATGCGCATTGTCGATCGCAAGAAAGACATGATCCTGGTTTCCGGATTCAACGTGTACCCGAACGAACTCGAAGACGTGCTGGCCACCCTGCCTGGCGTGCTGCAATGCGCGGCCATCGGCATACCAGACGAGAAGTCGGGCGAGGCGATCAAGATTTTCATCGTTGCCAAGCCGGGTGTGACCCTGACCAAGGAACAGGTGATGGAGCACATGCGCGCCAACGTCACCGGCTACAAGGTTCCGCGCTCCGTGGAGTTCCGCGACGCTTTGCCGACCACTAACGTTGGCAAGATCCTGCGTCGTGAACTGCGCGATGAAGAGCTGAAGAAGATCAACGCGAAGAAAGCCACCGCGTAA
- a CDS encoding MaoC family dehydratase, with protein MTQVTNTPYEALEVGQTASFSKTVEERDIQLFAAMSGDHNPVHLDAEYAASTMFKERIAHGMFSGALISAAVACELPGPGTIYIGQTMSFQKPVKIGDTLTVRLEILEKLPKFRVRIATRVFNQRDELVVDGEAEILAPRKQQSVTLTELPAISIG; from the coding sequence ATGACCCAGGTTACCAACACCCCTTACGAAGCCCTCGAAGTCGGCCAGACCGCCAGTTTCAGCAAGACCGTCGAAGAGCGCGACATCCAGTTGTTCGCTGCAATGTCCGGCGACCACAACCCAGTGCACCTGGATGCCGAATACGCCGCCAGCACCATGTTCAAGGAACGCATCGCCCACGGCATGTTCAGCGGTGCACTGATCAGCGCGGCGGTCGCTTGCGAATTGCCTGGGCCGGGGACTATCTACATCGGCCAGACAATGAGCTTTCAGAAACCGGTGAAAATTGGCGACACCCTGACAGTGCGCCTGGAAATCCTCGAAAAATTGCCGAAGTTTCGCGTGCGCATTGCCACGCGCGTGTTCAACCAGCGCGATGAACTGGTGGTGGACGGCGAGGCGGAAATCCTCGCGCCACGCAAGCAACAGAGCGTGACGTTGACTGAACTGCCGGCGATCAGCATCGGCTGA
- a CDS encoding bifunctional 4-hydroxy-2-oxoglutarate aldolase/2-dehydro-3-deoxy-phosphogluconate aldolase, translating into MTTPSPTVSMADKVALIDSLCAKARILPVITIAREQDVLPLADALAAGGLTALEVTLRSQFGLKAIQILREQRPELVTGAGTVLDRQMLAAAEAAGSQFIVTPGITRDLLEASVASPIPLLPGISNASGIMEGYGLGYRRFKLFPAEVSGGVAAIKALGGPFGEVKFCPTGGVGPANIKSYMALKNVMCVGGSWMLDPEWIKNGDWARIQECTAEALALLD; encoded by the coding sequence ATGACAACCCCATCCCCGACCGTTTCCATGGCGGACAAAGTTGCCCTGATCGACAGCCTCTGCGCGAAAGCGCGGATTCTGCCGGTGATCACCATTGCCCGCGAGCAGGATGTCCTGCCGCTGGCCGATGCCCTCGCTGCCGGTGGCCTGACCGCACTGGAAGTGACCCTGCGTTCGCAGTTCGGCCTCAAGGCCATCCAGATTCTGCGCGAGCAGCGTCCGGAGTTGGTGACAGGTGCCGGTACCGTGCTTGATCGCCAGATGCTGGCGGCGGCGGAAGCGGCGGGTTCGCAGTTCATCGTCACGCCGGGCATCACCCGCGACTTGCTGGAAGCCAGCGTTGCCAGCCCGATTCCACTGTTGCCGGGCATCAGCAATGCCTCGGGCATCATGGAAGGCTATGGTCTGGGCTATCGCCGCTTCAAGCTGTTCCCGGCGGAAGTCAGCGGTGGTGTTGCAGCCATCAAGGCTTTGGGCGGCCCGTTCGGCGAAGTGAAATTCTGCCCGACCGGCGGCGTGGGCCCGGCCAATATCAAGAGCTACATGGCGTTGAAAAACGTCATGTGCGTGGGCGGTAGCTGGATGCTTGATCCGGAGTGGATCAAGAACGGCGACTGGGCCCGCATTCAGGAATGCACCGCCGAGGCCTTGGCGCTGCTGGACTGA
- the zwf gene encoding glucose-6-phosphate dehydrogenase translates to MLSITVEPCTFALFGALGDLALRKLFPALYQLDGAGLLHEDTRIIALAREAGSEQEHLTFIASELRRYVGAKELDEAVVERFLARLSYLHVDFLKSEDYVALAESAGSAQRVIAYFATPAAVYGAICENLAKVGLAENTRVVLEKPIGSDLESSRKVNDAVAQFFPENRTYRIDHYLGKETVQNLIALRFANSLFETQWNQNYISHVEITVAEKVGIEGRWGYFDKAGQLRDMIQNHLLQLLCLIAMDPPADLSADSIRDEKVKVLKALAPISPEGLTTQVVRGQYIAGYSEGKAVPGYLEEPNSNTQSDTETFVALRADIRNWRWAGVPFYLRTGKRMPQKLSQIVIHFKEPSHYIFAPEQRLQISNKLIIRLQPDEGISLRVMTKDQGLDKGMQLRSGPLQLNFSDTWSSARIPDAYERLLLEVMRGNQNLFVRKDEIEAAWKWCDQLIAGWKKSGDAPKPYAAGSWGPMSSIALITRDGRSWYGDI, encoded by the coding sequence ATGCTCTCGATTACGGTTGAACCGTGCACCTTTGCCTTGTTCGGCGCCCTGGGCGATCTGGCCTTGCGCAAGCTGTTTCCTGCCCTTTACCAACTCGACGGCGCGGGCCTGTTGCACGAGGACACGCGCATCATCGCGCTGGCCCGTGAGGCTGGCAGCGAGCAGGAACACCTGACGTTCATCGCCTCCGAGCTGCGCCGCTATGTCGGTGCCAAAGAGCTGGACGAAGCCGTGGTCGAGCGTTTTCTGGCACGCCTGAGCTACCTGCACGTCGACTTCCTCAAATCCGAAGATTATGTGGCCCTGGCCGAATCCGCTGGCAGTGCGCAGCGGGTCATTGCCTACTTCGCCACGCCGGCTGCCGTCTACGGTGCGATCTGTGAAAACCTGGCCAAGGTCGGCCTGGCGGAAAATACCCGTGTAGTGCTGGAAAAACCCATCGGTTCGGACCTGGAATCCTCGCGCAAGGTCAATGACGCCGTGGCGCAGTTCTTCCCGGAGAACCGCACCTACCGCATCGACCACTACCTGGGCAAAGAGACGGTCCAGAACCTGATCGCCCTGCGTTTCGCCAACAGCCTGTTCGAAACCCAGTGGAACCAGAATTACATTTCCCACGTGGAAATCACCGTGGCCGAGAAGGTCGGTATCGAAGGCCGCTGGGGTTACTTCGACAAGGCCGGCCAGTTGCGCGACATGATCCAGAATCACCTGCTGCAACTGCTCTGCCTGATCGCCATGGACCCGCCGGCCGACCTGTCCGCCGACAGCATCCGTGACGAGAAGGTCAAGGTGCTCAAGGCCCTGGCGCCGATCAGCCCGGAAGGCCTGACCACCCAAGTGGTGCGCGGCCAGTACATCGCCGGCTACAGCGAAGGCAAAGCGGTGCCGGGCTACCTGGAAGAACCCAATTCCAATACCCAGAGCGACACTGAAACCTTCGTCGCCCTGCGTGCCGACATCCGCAACTGGCGCTGGGCCGGCGTGCCGTTTTACCTGCGTACCGGCAAGCGCATGCCGCAGAAGCTGTCGCAGATCGTCATCCACTTCAAGGAACCGTCGCACTACATCTTCGCTCCCGAGCAGCGCCTGCAAATCAGCAACAAACTGATTATCCGCCTGCAACCGGACGAAGGCATTTCCTTGCGCGTGATGACCAAGGATCAAGGCCTGGACAAAGGCATGCAGCTGCGCAGCGGTCCGTTGCAGCTGAATTTTTCCGACACCTGGAGCAGCGCACGGATTCCCGATGCCTACGAGCGGTTGTTGCTGGAAGTGATGCGCGGCAATCAGAACCTGTTTGTCCGTAAAGATGAAATCGAAGCCGCGTGGAAGTGGTGTGACCAGTTGATCGCCGGGTGGAAAAAATCCGGTGATGCGCCCAAGCCGTACGCGGCCGGGTCCTGGGGGCCGATGAGCTCCATTGCTCTGATCACGCGGGACGGGAGGTCGTGGTATGGCGATATCTAA
- a CDS encoding aminotransferase class V-fold PLP-dependent enzyme, giving the protein MPDNTRRARDEAFWQTFADRYDVEPGPLNLENGYFGRMSRTVVEEYQRNIELINRSNSVYVRQRFEQDDSLKIRAQLARLIGVPADSIALTRNASEGLQSLIRNYNRLQPGDQVLFCDLEYDTVKGAMRWLARNRGVEVIEIEHTHPATFDGLLNTYREAFAKYPRLKLMALTHVTHRTGLVMPVQAIAAAAKEHGIDVILDGAHALGQIEFDLTDLGIYFAGFNLHKWIGAPLTLGFIYIAPERLADIDPDMGEMHYPPTDIRARTSYSTPNIPALLTLPLVLEEHWAMGGAGAKGARLNYLRNLWVREVRELPGIEVLTPDDPRLYCGITSMRFTQQADQQVMVERLLNDYNLFTVVRSGAACGPCIRVTPGLTSTADHMQQLITALKELR; this is encoded by the coding sequence ATGCCCGACAACACCCGCCGCGCCCGTGATGAAGCTTTCTGGCAAACCTTTGCCGACCGCTACGATGTCGAACCCGGCCCGCTCAATCTGGAAAACGGTTACTTCGGGCGCATGTCGCGCACGGTGGTCGAGGAATACCAGCGCAACATCGAACTCATCAATCGCAGTAACTCGGTGTACGTGCGTCAGCGTTTCGAACAGGACGACAGCCTGAAGATCCGCGCGCAACTGGCCAGGCTGATTGGTGTACCCGCCGACAGCATCGCCCTGACCCGTAACGCGTCGGAAGGCTTGCAGTCGCTGATCCGCAACTACAACCGGCTGCAGCCCGGCGATCAAGTACTGTTCTGCGATCTGGAATACGACACGGTCAAGGGCGCCATGCGTTGGCTGGCACGCAATCGTGGTGTCGAAGTGATCGAGATCGAACACACGCACCCGGCAACCTTCGACGGCTTGCTCAATACCTATCGGGAAGCCTTCGCGAAGTATCCACGGCTGAAGTTGATGGCCCTGACCCACGTCACCCATCGCACGGGCCTGGTGATGCCGGTGCAGGCGATTGCTGCCGCGGCGAAGGAACATGGCATCGACGTCATCCTCGATGGTGCCCATGCCCTCGGCCAGATCGAATTCGACCTCACCGACCTGGGCATCTACTTCGCCGGTTTCAACCTGCACAAGTGGATCGGCGCGCCGTTGACGCTCGGCTTTATCTATATCGCTCCCGAGCGCCTGGCCGACATCGACCCGGACATGGGCGAGATGCATTATCCGCCGACTGACATCCGTGCCCGCACTTCGTACAGCACTCCCAACATCCCGGCGCTGCTGACCCTGCCGCTGGTGCTCGAAGAACATTGGGCGATGGGAGGAGCCGGGGCCAAGGGCGCGCGCCTCAATTACCTGCGCAACCTGTGGGTGCGCGAAGTTCGCGAACTTCCGGGCATCGAGGTGTTGACCCCGGATGATCCACGACTGTATTGCGGCATCACTTCGATGCGCTTTACCCAACAGGCCGATCAACAGGTGATGGTCGAACGGCTGCTCAACGACTACAACCTGTTCACCGTGGTGCGCAGTGGCGCGGCTTGCGGGCCGTGCATCCGCGTGACACCGGGATTGACCAGCACTGCCGACCATATGCAGCAGTTGATCACCGCGCTGAAAGAACTGCGCTGA
- a CDS encoding CsbD family protein translates to MGSTSDKVKGMANEAAGNVKQGVGKATGNDKLRAEGVMQERKGEAQQAVGKAKDALKKGIDKA, encoded by the coding sequence ATGGGCAGCACAAGCGATAAAGTCAAAGGCATGGCCAATGAAGCCGCCGGCAACGTCAAACAGGGCGTCGGCAAAGCCACCGGCAACGATAAACTGCGTGCCGAAGGCGTGATGCAGGAACGCAAAGGCGAGGCCCAGCAAGCGGTCGGCAAGGCCAAGGATGCGCTCAAGAAAGGTATCGACAAGGCGTGA
- a CDS encoding ferritin-like domain-containing protein: MTDMNKEAISVLNDLIETSKDGQAGFKTCAEDIKHPELKTLFINRATDCGTAAAELQSAVRSMGGDPETSTSVSGDLHRRWVDVKSMFTSKDEEAVLNEAERGEDHALKAYRDAMEKINKHNLVGIRDLVERQYHGVQRNHDQVKALRNQARARS; this comes from the coding sequence ATGACCGACATGAACAAAGAAGCGATTTCTGTACTCAATGACCTGATTGAAACCAGCAAGGACGGTCAGGCCGGGTTCAAGACTTGCGCTGAAGACATCAAGCACCCTGAACTCAAAACCCTGTTTATCAATCGTGCGACTGATTGCGGCACTGCCGCTGCGGAATTGCAGTCTGCCGTGCGTTCGATGGGTGGCGATCCGGAAACTTCCACCAGTGTCAGCGGCGACCTGCACCGTCGTTGGGTCGACGTGAAGTCGATGTTCACCAGCAAGGACGAAGAGGCTGTACTCAATGAAGCCGAGCGCGGTGAAGACCATGCATTGAAGGCTTATCGGGATGCCATGGAGAAAATCAACAAGCACAACCTGGTGGGCATTCGTGACCTGGTTGAGCGTCAGTACCACGGCGTACAGCGTAACCACGACCAGGTCAAAGCCCTGCGTAACCAGGCGCGTGCCCGTTCGTAA
- a CDS encoding DUF3820 family protein, protein MNPEKLELLITREMPFGKYKGRIIADLPGPYLNWFAREGFPHGELGGLLALMQEIDHNGLSDLLEPLRAKHGKPAPRH, encoded by the coding sequence ATGAATCCTGAAAAGCTCGAACTGCTGATCACCCGCGAAATGCCCTTCGGCAAGTACAAGGGTCGAATCATTGCCGACCTGCCCGGCCCCTACCTGAACTGGTTCGCCCGGGAGGGCTTCCCCCATGGCGAGTTGGGTGGCCTGTTGGCACTGATGCAGGAAATCGATCACAACGGTTTGTCGGACTTGCTTGAACCGCTGCGCGCCAAACACGGCAAACCGGCCCCGCGCCACTGA